CAAAAGCAATCTCCCAAGAAAAATCTACTAGGGAGGAATTACCAACCGAGAACCAAAGACCTTCATCACTTGGTGTTGAAGGACAGCAACAGAGAACAACAGACAAGGATTCCAGCGTTGAGAGAAGTGACGCTTTGTCCCAGTTACAAAAGGGTGACGTTCTTCAGCGTCGTGCGTCTAAACGGTTTAGTGCTTACCAATATGCAAAGCTAACGAACTTCAACAACCCAACCACTAGTGTGCCTAAGATAAAACCAGTGGAATCACCAGAAGTTCGGCACTCAAAGATTATGGAGACAGAAGAGCCAAATGTTTCATCGAGCAAAAGGGAAGAGTCAATTCAAGAGGATGGAGACACAGAAGAGTATGTTTTGCTTAGAATTAATGCCAAAACCAAGAAAGCTAATGTAAGCTTACCAGTAACTTTTGCTTCATTAAGACTATTGTTTGTGGAAAAATTTGCATATTCTCCAGGGGCAGGTAATTTCCCCGATATTTATATTCAGGACCCACGCAGTGGTGTTCTGTATGAACTTGAAGAGCATTTACTTCCAGATGTCAAATCAGGTACCCTTCTTTGTTTAAATGAAACAGATGACCAAAATAAAAGtataaatgaattgaatttacgGTTGGATGACTTgactaaaaaaattgacaCAATGGGGAGCACCATAATAGCACAAGTTAAGGATTCAGTGGCCTCTGTTGAAATCCCAGTGCCCACTGTTGCTGCTCCTACTGTTGCTACCAAAAGTGGAAATGCACACGAGGAGAATAAGATAGGACGCAAGGATATCACCAACATAGAAAGAGAATTTCGTGCCATAAAACAGTTGCACAACTCGTCATCTGAAAGCTTCAAGGAAACTATTTCGAATATTACCGAACAGCTTAGAAAATTCCAAGAAATCGGGCTTGAGGTATCTCAGAATTCCAACAGAGCATATATGGAATCGTGTAATTCAAAGTTGTCTGATGACTCTGATCTGTTGATCACAAAGGTTGATGATTTGCAAGATATAATGGAAGAGATGAGAAAGGATGTGGCACAAAGAGGCGTCCGTGTTAGTGACAAGCAGTTGAAACACATTCTTAAAGATATCAACTTAGCCAAGAAATCTCTTCATGACATGACATTATATATCTCGAAAGAAAGACCGGTATGGAAGAAGATTTGGGAAGCGGAATTGGACAAAGTGTGTgaagaacaacaatttttgaacTTGCAGGATGACTTGATCCAAGATTTACAAGATGATATTAAAAAGATTGAAGAAACATACAATCTTATTGAACAATGTTCGATTGAACAGATAAAAGGCGCATCGAGCAAGAGGaataaaattgttgctAACTTGTATATTCCAGAACCAGGTGAAAGCTTGCATGATTTGAAGGATGCAGTGTTAAATGACATTGCTGGGCTCACGCCAAACCATGAAAGTCGACTTGAAGCCATCGAACGAGCCGAAAAACTAAGAGAGAAGGAACGAGATATGATGAAACTTACCAAGTTTCAAGAAGAGTTAGGTGATTTTGTAGAGGATagaaaattgaagaaatcagGGGGCATTGAAGAGTTGGAGAAACAGCGACAATTGAAAGATATCGAGAATTTAAAGAGTTCATTTGGGGGTATATGAGCAatgtatttatatatttaaagTTTGTACCCAGTCTACTATTTCCAGATAATCCTCGAAAGAGGAAGATTCCTTGacaattatttgtttaacGTAATTCAATAGTTCAGGTGCTCCATCCCAGTCGCTGTTGGTTTCAACGTATTTAACGATTGTGTAATTACTTATGTCATATAggaatttgataaatttgtaACAATGAAATGTATCGTGTTTTGCAATGGACGCAAACTTTGTTTTGAACTCCCTCAAAATTAACCTAAGTAGTGACGCAGTATTTCCAAGGACATTTTCTAATACCCCAGAACAACAGTCCAAGAGAAATCCTTCCA
This is a stretch of genomic DNA from Candida dubliniensis CD36 chromosome 1, complete sequence. It encodes these proteins:
- a CDS encoding bud polarity/site selection protein (BUD family), putative (Similar to C. albicans BUD6;~Similar to S. cerevisiae BUD6), which translates into the protein MSSNNSRLTPDRTSVSSSTNNASHNSSGKRRSLNTIESSVTRLLVSTKHLLESLTQWARKEADDKFVSDAYVKLGNDFRAAIRAFSNNGIDISDIGNVPQALRIILEAALSEAPSQENLDRFLPSIRNIIVTLLQTLKTKQAKAKAISQEKSTREELPTENQRPSSLGVEGQQQRTTDKDSSVERSDALSQLQKGDVLQRRASKRFSAYQYAKLTNFNNPTTSVPKIKPVESPEVRHSKIMETEEPNVSSSKREESIQEDGDTEEYVLLRINAKTKKANVSLPVTFASLRLLFVEKFAYSPGAGNFPDIYIQDPRSGVSYELEEHLLPDVKSGTLLCLNETDDQNKSINELNLRLDDLTKKIDTMGSTIIAQVKDSVASVEIPVPTVAAPTVATKSGNAHEENKIGRKDITNIEREFRAIKQLHNSSSESFKETISNITEQLRKFQEIGLEVSQNSNRAYMESCNSKLSDDSDSLITKVDDLQDIMEEMRKDVAQRGVRVSDKQLKHILKDINLAKKSLHDMTLYISKERPVWKKIWEAELDKVCEEQQFLNLQDDLIQDLQDDIKKIEETYNLIEQCSIEQIKGASSKRNKIVANLYIPEPGESLHDLKDAVLNDIAGLTPNHESRLEAIERAEKLREKERDMMKLTKFQEELGDFVEDRKLKKSGGIEELEKQRQLKDIENLKSSFGGI